Proteins encoded together in one Lathyrus oleraceus cultivar Zhongwan6 chromosome 5, CAAS_Psat_ZW6_1.0, whole genome shotgun sequence window:
- the LOC127087869 gene encoding homeobox-leucine zipper protein ATHB-15 has product MMAVTSACKDGSKIAMDNGKYVRYTPEQVEALERLYHECPKPTSLRRQQLIRECPILSHIEPKQIKVWFQNRRCREKQRKEAGRLQAVNRKLTAMYKLLMEENDRLQKQVSHLVYENSVFRQHTPNGAIATTDTSCESVVTSGQQHPPRDASPAGLLSIAEETLAEFLSKATGTAVEWVQMPGMKVGYLPLCLLTFLSLFSL; this is encoded by the exons ATGATGGCGGTGACTTCAGCTTGCAAAGACGGAAGCAAAATAGCAATGGACAACGGTAAATACGTACGCTACACGCCGGAGCAAGTCGAAGCGCTTGAGCGGCTCTACCATGAATGTCCCAAACCTACTTCGCTCCGTCGTCAACAACTTATCAGAGAGTGTCCTATTCTTTCTCACATTGAGCCTAAACAGATCAAAGTCTGGTTCCAGAATCGAAG GTGTAGAGAGAAGCAGAGGAAAGAAGCTGGACGGTTGCAAGCGGTGAATAGAAAGTTGACGGCCATGTATAAGTTGCTTATGGAGGAAAATGATCGGTTGCAGAAACAAGTTTCACATCTTGTGTATGAGAATAGTGTTTTCAGACAACATACACCAAAT GGAGCTATTGCCACGACAGATACAAGTTGTGAGTCAGTGGTAACAAGCGGTCAGCAGCATCCACCAAGGGATGCTAGTCCTGCTGG ACTTTTGTCCATTGCAGAGGAGACTTTAGCAGAGTTTCTATCAAAGGCTACTGGAACTGCTGTTGAGTGGGTCCAAATGCCCGGTATGAAGGTTGGTTACTTACCCCTCTGTCTTTTAacttttctctctcttttttcactTTAA
- the LOC127079742 gene encoding polyadenylate-binding protein RBP47: MIYLPFAVVLAGGGHSANGAVAQGSQSEGDSNNTTIFVGGLDSEISDEDLRQPFLQYGDVVSVKIPIGKGCGFVQLADRKNAEEAIQGLNGTVIGKQTVRLSWGRSPGNKHWRNNDSNGNHYGGQGYGGHGYGGHGYAARQNQDIAMQQPAAAIQGAS; encoded by the exons ATGATATATCTACCGTTCG CTGTAGTGTTGGCTGGCGGTGGTCACTCTGCTAATGGTGCTGTGGCCCAAGGCTCCCAGTCTGAAGGGGATTCTAACAACACAACT ATATTTGTTGGAGGGCTTGATTCTGAAATCAGCGATGAGGATCTCAGACAACCGTTTTTGCAATATGGCGATGTTGTCTCCGTGAAAATTCCAATCGGTAAAGGATGTGGCTTTGTTCAACTTGCTGACAG AAAGAATGCTGAGGAAGCTATTCAGGGATTGAATGGAACAGTGATCGGGAAGCAGACCGTGCGTCTTTCTTGGGGTCGCAGTCCGGGAAATAAGCAT TGGAGGAATAATGATTCGAATGGAAACCATTATGGCGGGCAAGGTTACGGTGGTCACGGATACGGAGGCCATGGATATGCTGCTAGACAGAATCAGGATATAGCGATGCAACAACCTGCAGCTGCAATTCAAGGGGCTTCGTAA